From Capra hircus breed San Clemente chromosome 12, ASM170441v1, whole genome shotgun sequence, a single genomic window includes:
- the LOC108637250 gene encoding multidrug resistance-associated protein 4-like, with protein sequence MPPLHPTVKPNPLQKANLCSRLFFWWLNPLFKTGHKRKLEKNDMYPVLPEDRSQHLGEELQGYWDQEVLRAQKDAQKPSLMKAIIKCYGKSYLVWGMLTFLEEAEEWLLMAEILRAESNH encoded by the exons ATGCCGCCGCTGCACCCGACGGTGAAGCCCAACCCGCTGCAGAAAGCGAACCTCTGCTCGCGCCTGTTCTTCTG GTGGCTAAACCCCTTGTTTAAAACTGGTCATAAacggaaattagaaaaaaatgacatgtACCCAGTGCTTCCGGAAGATCGCTCCCAGCACCTTGGAGAAGAGCTGCAAGG GTACTGGGATCAAGAAGTGTTGAGAGCCCAGAAAGATGCACAGAAGCCTTCTTTAATGAAAGCGATCATAAAGTGCTACGGGAAATCCTACTTAGTTTGGGGAATGTTAACATTTCTAGAG GAGGCTGAGGAGTGGCTGCTGATGGCAGAGATACTGCGGGCTGAGAGCAACCATTGA